ATTTCTCGGTCCGATGAATAAAGATTCTATGTCTTTATTTGTCAATTTACGATCTATGCAAGTGATGCAGGAAAAATTTGTTCTTTACGTTGGAGGTGGTATTACGCGCGATTCTAAAAAGGAAAAAGAATGGGCAGAAACCGAAGCAAAAGCACAAACATTATTGTCTGTTATTGATTCTGTTTTTTAGGGTATTACCGTTTTTAGCGAGGCGAAATTATTAAAGCTCAGTATATAGTAAGTAGAATAGTAAGTAGAATAGTAAGTAAAAGAAAATTACGTTCATAGATAAAAACAATACGCTTGATTATTAAACGGTCGCGTTGGTTAATTTAAAAAACATTAGACCTATTTATTTATTATTTTTATCAAATATTTTTCACTTTTAAACCCACTTAAATATGAAAAAATTATTAGCCTTATTCGGATGGAAATATGTTAAAGATGGTAGTAATGGTAAATATCATCATTATAAGTGTCAGGAAATAAATGGGATACGTAATAAAGTGATTTACAATAAGTCTAAAATGAATGAGGATTTGGCCAGGCATCCTTATTCGTTGAGAATGGGCAAATGTCTGGAAGAATTTGCGTAAAATTTTTAGACTTTAAAAAAATCAATTTTAAAATTCTCTTAAATTACTTCAATAGTTTTTCCTACAATAATATCCCTATATTCTGTTGGAAAAGCAGAGCGGAAATTTTCTAAACTTGTATCACAACTATCGTGGGCCGAAACGGCAACTATGCTTGGTTTTCTTTGTTTTAAGAATGCAATATTTTCTGCAACATCACTAATAGAGTACGGATTCCAAGGTTCTCGACAAGTACCTAAAAATTTCTGCATTTTTATTCCTGCAATTTTTATTCTGGAATCGGTAACAGGATAATGTAATCCACCTATAATACCATAAATAGGTTGTTTAAATAAAGCTTCTGTACGCTCAATAATTTTCTTTAATCCCTGATGACCACAGCCCACAATAATAACAATACCTTTGCCTTCCACATTAACGGCAATTGCTTGTTCATCAATTCGTCCCATAAAGAAATCGAAATTCGATATAGATCCAATACTAACAATCCCATCTTCTAAAACAAAAGGTTCTGGATTGCATCCGGTATTTTTGCCCTGATAGGTCATAGGAATAGGAGTGAAGATTTTTTTGTTACTTAAATCAATAGAATCATCTCCTAAACTAAAGGTTTTTTTCTTTTGATTTTTCATTCCCCCAACGTGATCTAAATGATTATGAGAAATAAATACAGTGTCAAAATCACTAATATCTATATCTAACTTTTTCATATTTTTGAGTAATGGCGATGGGATAGTTCCTGCTTTATTAAATCCTACATCGAATAAAATAGTGCTTTTGTCGGTTTTTATTAAATAAGATACTCCGGGTTCTCCAATAAAATCATCCGATACCGTCAGCCAATCAATTAAGGGAATTATTTCGAGCTTTTTTGTGCTGCCAAAACCTTCTACAGGTTTTATTGTAGCCGAATTCCACTCGTCTTGAATGGTTTTTTGTCCTGTATTAAAACGATTTATTAAAAATAAGAATATTAAAGATACTACAGATAGAATTATTAAAACAGCAATCATAAACAAGGGTTTTTTGGTTAATTCAAATGTAGTAAAATTATATATGATTTTGCCACTAAAAATATATTTTTTGAAATGGTAAAAATCGCCTTTAAACTCAGTTCATATAAATTAATTCTTTGCCTTATTTTTCTTTGGTAAATAAAGTTGTAAAATTTGAAATGATTTTTGCTTTTGTAAGTACTTTATTTTTATAGACTATTTAAATAAGTGAGTATTTACTTTTTTACTACTTTTGTCGTTCGTTATCGTACATTTATTTGTTGTGTTAAGTAATTGTTAATATTAGTATTGAGCACTTTACAACAAAATTGAAATGTATTTTTGTTGAAATATTTTGTAAACAATGTTTCCATATATCTTATTTGGCTGACGAAATAATAATCTCTGATAATCGAAATAATAGCAATTGAGATATAAAATTAATAAACAGATGAAATTATTACTATGAACATTCGAAAATTTTTATTTGGTTTAACCATACTTATTCTAATTGGAGCAGTATCCTATTTGTCCATGGTTTATTTAACTTCGTTAAAAAAGAAACCGGAGCCTCCTCGTGTTAAGAAAAATATCCCACTCGTAAAAACTCAAAAAGTAAGTTATAGCAATTTTTCTGTAGATATAGTTAAGCAGGGTCGTTTGAGTAGTAATCATAAAGTGGAGTTAATCTCGGAAGTGCAGGGTAAAATTTTATCCGGCGATCTTCCTTTAAAATCGGGTCAGTCGTTTAAAAAAGGTGATTTGTTATTTAAAATTTACGACGAAGAGGCTAAGTTAGCTCTTCGGGCCTCTAAAAGTCGGTTCTTAACTTCTGTTGCTAAT
This sequence is a window from Bacteroidales bacterium. Protein-coding genes within it:
- a CDS encoding MBL fold metallo-hydrolase; the protein is MIAVLIILSVVSLIFLFLINRFNTGQKTIQDEWNSATIKPVEGFGSTKKLEIIPLIDWLTVSDDFIGEPGVSYLIKTDKSTILFDVGFNKAGTIPSPLLKNMKKLDIDISDFDTVFISHNHLDHVGGMKNQKKKTFSLGDDSIDLSNKKIFTPIPMTYQGKNTGCNPEPFVLEDGIVSIGSISNFDFFMGRIDEQAIAVNVEGKGIVIIVGCGHQGLKKIIERTEALFKQPIYGIIGGLHYPVTDSRIKIAGIKMQKFLGTCREPWNPYSISDVAENIAFLKQRKPSIVAVSAHDSCDTSLENFRSAFPTEYRDIIVGKTIEVI